From Montipora foliosa isolate CH-2021 chromosome 6, ASM3666993v2, whole genome shotgun sequence, a single genomic window includes:
- the LOC138005311 gene encoding mitochondrial proton/calcium exchanger protein-like produces MILLRHPACKRWLWPVSLSRFRCGCLFSSYPAGTRRDCREIRQDLYHEQCFNASVIGCNKQVISTPQFIGADMQFNEACKVLCRTKQGYYCLSGGTDLIVYSKTKGLKSGVPLQKPHLKNILFHPAFLKVGCPILSLYHNQKRTIITSASSFEPTTQKTSKNVKLWQDEEEKSKVEEAVEAMKKKKEKLKEKAFQMECSPEEVEPLVTVAPTTKKTLWQRIKHEIAHYYTGFRLLYFEIKIAARMLWRVMNGKMLSRRERRQFLRTVSDIFRLVPFLVFLLIPFMEFMLPVAVKLFPNMLPSTFEDKSKKEENKKKQLKVKIQMAKFLQDTVEEMAVTAKQKKTQEVVSEFANFFEKIRRKGEQPSNEDILRFSKLFEDQITLDNMSRAQLKAINRLLMLPTIGTNNYLRFQLRMKLRQLRADDLLIQREGVDSLTEQELQSACQARGMRAIGVPSARLRSQLRQVNS; encoded by the exons ATGATTTTGTTACGGCATCCTGCATGCAAGA GATGGTTGTGGCCTGTCAGTTTGTCCCGTTTTAG ATGTGGATGCTTGTTTTCAAGTTATCCTGCTGGCACAAGACGTGATTGCAGGGAAATTAGACAAGATCTTTACCATGAACAATGCTTTAATGCCTCTGTAATTGGGTGCAATAAACAAGTCATAAGCACACCCCAGTTTATTGGAGCAGATATGCAGTTCAATGAAGCTTGCAAGGTTTTGTGTAGGACAAAGCAGGGTTATTACTGTTTGTCAGGTGGTACTGACCTAATAGTAtattcgaaaacaaaaggaCTCAAATCAGGAGTTCCTTTACAAAAACCCCACTTGAAGAACATTCTGTTTCATCCAGCATTTCTTAAAGTGGGATGTCCAATTTTGTCCTTGTACCATAATCAAAAACGGACAATAATTACCAGTGCAAGttcttttgagccaacaaccCAAAAAACTTCAAAGAATGTTAAACTTTGGcaagatgaagaagaaaaatcaaaagtaGAAGAGGCTGTTGAGgctatgaaaaagaaaaaagaaaagctaaAGGAAAAAGCATTTCAAATGGAGTGCAGTCCAGAAGAGGTGGAACCTTTGGTTACTGTTGCTCCGACAACAAAGAAAACCCTATGGCAAAGAATTAAGCATGAAATCGCTCATTATTACACTGGATTTAGACTTCTGTATTTTGAAATCAAAATTGCTGCTCGTATGTTGTGGCGAGTTATGAATGGCAAAATGTTGTCAAGACGGGAAAGACGGCAG tttcttcgcACAGTTTCTGACATTTTCCGCTTGGTTCCATTTTTGGTGTTCTTACTTATTCCATTTATGGAATTTATGCTGCCAGTTGCAGTTAAACTTTTTCCAAATATGCTGCCAAGTACATTTGAGGACAAGTCTAAGAAG GAAGAAAACAAGAAGAAGCAACTGAAAGTAAAAATTCAGATGGCAAAGTTTTTACAGGACACAGTTGAAGAAATGGCAGTTACAGCGAAGCAAAAGAAAACTCAAGAAGTTGTTTCAGAGTTtgcaaatttctttgaaaaa ATAAGAAGGAAAGGAGAGCAACCCAGCAATGAAGACATTCTTAGATTTTCTAAGCTGTTTGAGGATCAAATTACACTAGATAACATGAGCCGTGCACAGCTCAAGGCCATTAATAGGCTACTTATGTTGCCAACAATTGGAACAAATAATTACTTGAGATTTCAGTTAAGGATGAAGCTACGTCAACTAAGAGCTGATGATCTG TTAATTCAAAGGGAAGGTGTTGACAGCCTGACAGAGCAAGAATTGCAATCAGCTTGCCAGGCACGTGGTATGAGAGCCATTGGT